Proteins encoded by one window of Aspergillus puulaauensis MK2 DNA, chromosome 4, nearly complete sequence:
- a CDS encoding NAD(P)-dependent oxidoreductase (COG:I;~EggNog:ENOG410PM2M;~InterPro:IPR002204,IPR029154,IPR015815,IPR036291, IPR006115,IPR008927,IPR013328;~PFAM:PF03807,PF03446,PF14833;~go_function: GO:0016491 - oxidoreductase activity [Evidence IEA];~go_function: GO:0050661 - NADP binding [Evidence IEA];~go_function: GO:0051287 - NAD binding [Evidence IEA];~go_process: GO:0055114 - oxidation-reduction process [Evidence IEA]): MAAPNISKVGFIGLGAMGKHMVEHLASKLPDETRIYIYDVSSPPIEELATRYPNKVIPSTSSKDVAENATIILSMVPEGKHVEAVYLHPETGIAAAAPESLHNKLLIDCSTIDIATSLRVKDHIATHHATTPFYDAPVSGGTLGAKAGTIAFFLGCAKTEQNLPYITEILRLMGSKIIPCGGPTSGLAAKLCNNYLSGLIAIASSEALNMGIRAGLDPRVLSDVISAGTAANAICADYNPCPGVVDKAPSSQGYEGGFKVQLMKKDFGLAVDLARGVGARLVLGGIGLETYEAAAEDPECRDRDSRVVYRFLGGDEEWKGRFGG; encoded by the exons ATGGCTGCACCCAACATCAGCAAAGTCGGCTTCATTGGCCTCGGGGCCATGGGAAAGCACATGGTCGAGCATCTCGCAAGCAAGCTCCCTGACGAGACTCGCATCTATATATACGATGTTTCAAGCCCTCCAATCGAAGAGCTAGCTACCAGGTATCCAAACAAGGTGATCCCCAGCACATCGTCAAAAGACGTTGCAGAGAACGCG accatcatcctctccatGGTCCCCGAAGGCAAACACGTCGAAGCCGTATACCTGCACCCAGAAACCGGcatcgcagctgcagccccGGAATCCCTACACAACAAACTCCTCATCGACTGCTCAACAATCGACATCGCCACAAGCCTCCGCGTGAAAGACCACATAGCAACCCACCACGCAACAACCCCCTTCTACGATGCCCCAGTCAGCGGGGGGACTCTCGGCGCTAAAGCCGGTACCATCGCGTTCTTCCTGGGCTGCGCGAAAACAGAGCAAAATCTGCCCTACATAACCGAAATCCTCCGGCTCATGGGATCCAAGATTATCCCCTGCGGCGGACCAACATCCGGTCTTGCCGCGAAACTATGTAATAACTACCTCTCGGGCCTAATCGCAATCGCCAGCTCCGAAGCGCTGAATATGGGGATCCGGGCTGGGCTTGACCCGCGCGTTCTCAGCGACGTGATTTCCGCCGGTACAGCTGCGAATGCCATCTGCGCCGACTATAACCCCTGTCCTGGGGTTGTGGATAAGGCGCCCTCGAGCCAGGGGTATGAGGGCGGGTTTAAGGTGcagttgatgaagaaggactTTGGGCTTGCGGTGGATTTGGCGAGGGGGGTTGGGGCGAGGCTTGTGCTTGGGGGGATTGGGCTGGAGACGTATgaggctgcggcggaggatcCGGAGTGTAGGGATCGGGATTCGAGGGTTGTGTATAGGTTTCTTGGtggggatgaggagtggAAAGGGAGGTTTGGGGGGTAG
- a CDS encoding uncharacterized protein (COG:E;~EggNog:ENOG410PNFX;~InterPro:IPR003779,IPR029032;~PFAM:PF02627;~go_function: GO:0051920 - peroxiredoxin activity [Evidence IEA];~go_process: GO:0055114 - oxidation-reduction process [Evidence IEA]), with product MANKEELKPLHDALFSEGLQVRRAVVGDEYVDRALKNGSSEFALPGQELVTEWCWGHIWTRPGLERKQRSLLNIGMLIALKSWPELAVHTRGAINNGLTEKEISEAVLQATIYCGVPAGVEAMKITEKTILEMIEKGEYKRS from the exons ATGGCAAACAAAGAAGAACTCAAGCCGCTCCACGACGCCCTCTTCTCGGAAGGACTCCAAGTCCGCCgcgccgtcgtcggcgacgAATACGTCGATCGAGCCTTAAAGAACGGATCCAGCGAGTTCGCACTCCCGGGCCAGGAACTGGTGACTGAGTGGTGCTGGGGCCATATTTGGACGAGGCcggggctggagaggaagcagaggagtCTTCTCA ATATCGGTATGCTGATTGCGTTGAAGTCGTGGCCGGAGCTGGCGGTTCATACAAGAGGCGCGATTAATAACGGATTGACTGAGAAGGAGATTAGTGAGGCGGTGCTGCAGGCGACGATCTACTGTGGTGTGccggctggggttgaggcgatgaagatcaCGGAGAAGACTATCTTGGAGATGATTGAGAAGGGGGAGTATAAACGGTCGTGA
- a CDS encoding putative NAD binding Rossmann fold oxidoreductase (COG:S;~EggNog:ENOG410PJ5H;~InterPro:IPR004104,IPR000683,IPR036291;~PFAM:PF02894,PF01408;~go_function: GO:0016491 - oxidoreductase activity [Evidence IEA]), with the protein MSHGDRVKFALFGLGRLGVLRARILAFQQPRIELVAVCDTKPGTDKWTAENLPPSVKYFSNPQECLKSSGAEAVLICTATATHAPLILQALDLNLHVMCEKPVSVDIATTKAVVEKSASRPDLKFLVPFTRRYDKSYRQAKTLVDNGDLGEIHAVETTGIDQADPNAFFVSFSEQSGGIFLDFGIHTVDAGRYLLDVKSGLSNPKKQVNRVIAFGQNAVYTDLAKYGDADNAWGLVEYANGKIFKTYLARTLTSGFEDTTRLCGTKGHSIISANSNVEIRDQLGIRTKSVPDAFTLFDETFRTDLTEFADAVLDGKALTCQPEDAFEAGKICAALQYSFRRGVPVYFDDEGLPVME; encoded by the exons ATGTCCCACGGAGACCGCGTCAAATTCgccctcttcggcctcggaCGCCTGGGAGTCCTTCGAGCCCGAATCCTCGCCTTCCAGCAGCCTCGCATTGAACTGGTCGCCGTCTGCGATACAAAGCCAGGCACTGACAAATGGACCGCAGAGAACCTGCCCCCGTCTGTGAAGTACTTTTCGAACCCCCAGGAATGTTTAAAGAGCAGCGGCGCTGAGGCCGTGCTTATATGCACCGCGACGGCAACTCACGCGCCGTTGATCTTGCAGGCACTCGACCTCAACTTGCATGTTATGTGCGAGAAGCCTGTTTCTGTGGATATCGCTACTACCAAGGCGGTTGTTGAGAAGTCGGCGTCTAGGCCGGATCTCAAGTTCCTCGTTCCTTTTACTCGGAGAT ATGACAAGTCCTACCGCCAGGCGAAGACGCTGGTCGACAATGGAGATCTTGGCGAGATTCACGCTGTGGAGACAACCGGTATCGATCAGGCAGATCCCAATG CATTCTTCGTGTCCTTTTCCGAACAATCGGGGGGTATCTTCCTCGATTTTGGAATCCACACC GTCGACGCCGGCCGATACCTACTAGATGTCAAATCCGGCCTCTCCAACCCTAAGAAACAAGTCAACCGCGTCATCGCCTTCGGCCAGAATGCCGTATACACCGACCTAGCCAAATACGGCGACGCCGACAACGCCTGGGGCTTGGTAGAATACGCCAACGGCAAGATCTTCAAGACATACCTAGCCCGCACGCTGACGAGCGGGTTCGAAGACACAACGCGACTCTGCGGTACAAAGGGGCATTCGATTATCAGCGCGAACTCGAATGTAGAGATCCGTGATCAGCTGGGGATTCGGACGAAGTCTGTCCCTGATGCGTTTACGTTATTTGATGAGACCTTCCGCACGGATCTGACGGAGTTTGCGGATGCCGTGCTTGATGGGAAGGCATTGACTTGTCAGCCCGAGGATGCGTTTGAGGCGGGGAAGATTTGTGCGGCGTTGCAGTATTCGTTTAGGAGGGGGGTGCCTGTTTATTTTGATGATGAGGGACTGCCTGTTATGGAGTAG
- a CDS encoding uncharacterized protein (COG:G;~EggNog:ENOG410PUHY;~InterPro:IPR020846,IPR011701,IPR036259;~PFAM:PF07690;~TransMembrane:12 (i36-53o77-95i107-125o137-157i169-189o201-221i278-295o307-324i336-355o361-383i395-417o429-450i);~go_function: GO:0022857 - transmembrane transporter activity [Evidence IEA];~go_process: GO:0055085 - transmembrane transport [Evidence IEA]) → MSEISKPHIDGVENVNQLDEFTDAFRRDEARLVRKLDLYIAPVLMLLMLISYLDRGNIGYAATQGMNEDIGLKGSEFNVAVSVFYIFYVLAEFPVSLFARRLQFNRIIPAATVGWGLVCLCNGLVHDFGGLVACRLVLGLTEGFLFPSMTLMLATWFRREELATRISYLFIASALAGAFGGLIAFGILYMDGVADYPGWRWLYIIEGAFTIVVGACCVFLIPKNFEQAYFLNEDDKRIMRRRAEDMEAYSGGKGHYTMSDVKAAVQDMKTWIHGSMQICAVTILYGFGTFLPVILKNGFNFSTEQAQYLVIPVNLWGAVIYWLGAVLSDRFNARSLVMAVAAPFGIAGYAILLAWDVPAGVQYFATFLIATSCFLCAGTNIAWMSGNCAPDGKKAASLGIQLTLTNIGGVVAGQIYQSESAPRYVLGNAWSLASVAVVWIGCVVLRYIYLLREREKQSMRAVGDGGIDVPESWRSTDRDVDFKYML, encoded by the exons ATGAGCGAGATCTCAAAACCACACATCGACGGAGTCGAAAACGTGAACCAACTCGACGAATTCACAGATGCATTTCGACGCGATGAAGCACGTCTAGTCCGAAAGCTTGACTTGTACATAGCCCCTGTGCTGatgctgctgatgctgatcaGCTACCTGGACCGTGGGAATATCGGCTACGCAGCTACGCAGGGGATGAACGAGGATATCGGATTGAAAGGGTCGGAGTTTAAT GTTGCCGTCTCGGTGTTTTATATCTTCTACGTCCTGGCCGAGTTCCCTGTCTCGCTGTTCGCCAGACGTCTGCAGTTCAATCGGATTATTCCAGCTGCGACCGTTGGCTGGGGTCTGGTTTGTTTATGCAACGGCCTCGTACATGACTTTGGCGGATTGGTTGCATGCAGACTTGTCCTGGGGCTGACTGAAGGGTTTCTGTTCCCGAGTATGACGCTTATGCTAGCAACCTGGTTCAGGAGGGAGGAATTGGCGACGAGGATTTCGTATTTATTCA TTGCATCTGCTCTCGCCGGTGCGTTTGGAGGACTGATTGCATTTGGGATCCTGTATATGGACGGGGTGGCGGATTATCCTGGATGGCGATG GCTTTATATAATTGAAGGCGCCTTTACAATCGTCGTCGGCGCGTGCTGCGTATTCCTTATCCCTAAAAACTTCGAGCAGGCGTACTTCCTCAATGAAGACGACAAGAGAATTATGAGACGCCGAGCAGAGGATATGGAAGCGTACAGTGGCGGCAAAGGGCATTATACAATGAGTGATGTGAAAGCTGCGGTGCAGGATATGAAAACTTGGATCCATGGATCAATGCAGATATGTGCTGTGACTATCCTCTACG GATTCGGCACGTTCCTCCCTGTGATTCTGAAGAATGGGTTCAACTTTAGTACGGAGCAAGCGCAGTACCTTGTAATCCCAG TAAACCTCTGGGGCGCAGTAATATACTGGCTCGGCGCCGTCCTCTCAGACCGCTTCAACGCGCGCTCTCTGGTGATGGCCGTAGCAGCCCCATTCGGGATAGCAGGGTATGCCATCCTGCTAGCATGGGACGTCCCAGCAGGCGTACAATACTTTGCTACATTCCTAATTGCAACCTCGTGCTTCCTGTGCGCGGGCACCAATATCGCCTGGATGTCGGGCAACTGTGCGCcggatgggaagaaggcgGCCAGTCTGGGTATCCAGCTTACACTGACGAATATTGGGGGTGTGGTGGCGGGCCAGATTTATCAGAGTGAGTCTGCGCCGCGATATGTCTTGGGAAATGCGTGGAGTTTGGCGAGTGTGGCGGTTGTTTGGATTGGGTGTGTGGTGTTGAggtatatctatttattgagagagagggagaagcagagtaTGCGGGcagttggagatggagggattGATGTACCGGAGTCTTGGAGGTCTACTGATCGGGATGTAGACTTCAAGTACATGCTTTAG
- a CDS encoding MBL fold metallo-hydrolase (COG:S;~EggNog:ENOG410QEDJ;~InterPro:IPR001279,IPR036866) produces the protein MTPGSVTVHALDAGHLTLPEAFFVTPLENQTARKTVPSLSFLIQHTDQQTSKTTRILFDLGIRKVLTDYAERIYKHAMTRQPLSGVPDTVESLAAGGLSPDDIDLVILSHLHWDHIGTPADYPQSSFIIGPGAANLINGKKEVKNGSHSHFERGLLDASRTIELRDPAVDAPDVDGLESVSQSLHPRTRQHAKNGFSRTWKPLGPFPHAMDVFGDGSVYVISAPGHLDGHINLLCRKADGRYVYLAGDACHDGRLLSGEKDIATWSDPVYPGVVCCIHADKKAAERTLERIRETKGGFTELGDVEVVFAHDDVWAARAKQDGRYFPGEL, from the coding sequence atgACGCCAGGGTCAGTGACAGTTCATGCCCTAGATGCAGGCCATCTCACCCTCCCCGAAGCCTTCTTCGTAACACCACTCGAGAACCAAACAGCGAGAAAGACCGTCCCCTCGCTCTCCTTTCTCATCCAACACACCGACCAGCAAACATCCAAAACAACACGCATCCTATTCGACCTTGGCATCCGCAAAGTCCTAACTGACTACGCCGAGCGGATATACAAACACGCCATGACCCGCCAACCACTCTCCGGCGTCCCTGATACCGTGGAATCTCTAGCCGCAGGGGGTCTATCACCagacgacatcgacctcGTCATACTGAGCCATCTCCACTGGGACCACATCGGGACGCCAGCCGACTACCCACAatcctccttcatcatcggccccGGCGCTGCAAATCTGATTAACGGGAAAAAGGAGGTCAAAAACGGAAGCCACAGCCATTTCGAGCGGGGCCTGTTGGATGCATCGCGCACAATCGAGTTACGGGATCCAGCCGTCGACGCGCCGGATGTCGATGGTCTTGAGTCTGTGTCTCAGTCTCTGCATCCCAGGACAAGACAACATGCAAAGAATGGATTCTCCAGGACATGGAAGCCACTCGGGCCATTCCCGCACGCCATGGACGTATTCGGTGATGGAAGTGTCTATGTTATTTCCGCCCCGGGACATCTGGACGGACACATCAACTTACTCTGCCGAAAGGCAGATGGGAGATATGTCTACCTTGCTGGCGATGCTTGTCATGATGGACGGCTGCTGAGTGGGGAGAAGGATATCGCGACGTGGAGTGACCCTGTGTATCCGGGTGTTGTATGCTGTATACACGCGGACAAGAAGGCGGCGGAGCGAACGCTGGAGCGGATTCGGGAGACGAAGGGGGGGTTCACGGAACTGGGGGATGTTGAGGTTGTTTTTGCGCATGACGATGTTTGGGCTGCAAGGGCGAAACAGGATGGAAGATATTTTCCGGGGGAGTTGTAG